From a region of the Mycobacteroides saopaulense genome:
- the era gene encoding GTPase Era: MSSQEFRSGFVCFVGRPNTGKSTLTNALVGQKVAITSNRPQTTRHTIRGIVHREDFQIVLVDTPGLHRPRTLLGQRLNDLVRDTYSEVDVIGLCIPADEGIGPGDKWIYEQIKLVAPRTTLVAIVTKIDKVSKEKVAEQLLSVSQLVGPDVDIVPVSAVSGAQVEVLTEVLASKLAPGPAFYPDGELTDEPEEVLMAELIREAALEGVRDELPHSLAVVIDECSEREGRPEGSELIDVHAILYVERDSQKGIVIGKGGSRLREVGTNARRQIEKLLGTKVFLDLRVKVAKNWQRDPKQLGKLGF, encoded by the coding sequence GTGAGTTCGCAGGAATTCCGTTCGGGCTTTGTCTGTTTCGTCGGTCGGCCGAACACCGGCAAGTCGACGCTGACCAATGCGCTGGTCGGGCAGAAGGTCGCCATCACGTCGAACCGGCCGCAGACCACCCGGCACACGATTCGCGGGATCGTGCACCGCGAGGATTTCCAGATCGTGCTGGTCGACACCCCGGGACTGCACCGCCCGCGCACGCTGCTCGGGCAGCGGCTGAACGACCTTGTGCGCGATACGTATTCCGAGGTCGACGTGATCGGGCTGTGCATCCCGGCCGATGAGGGCATCGGGCCGGGGGACAAGTGGATCTACGAGCAGATCAAGCTTGTCGCGCCGCGCACCACGCTCGTCGCGATCGTCACCAAGATCGACAAGGTGAGCAAGGAGAAGGTCGCCGAACAGCTGCTGTCGGTGTCGCAGCTGGTCGGCCCGGATGTGGACATCGTGCCGGTATCGGCCGTCTCCGGTGCCCAAGTCGAGGTGCTGACAGAGGTTTTGGCGTCCAAGCTGGCGCCGGGGCCGGCGTTCTACCCCGATGGTGAGCTGACCGACGAGCCCGAAGAGGTGCTCATGGCCGAGCTGATCCGTGAGGCCGCGCTCGAAGGCGTGCGTGACGAGCTGCCGCACTCGCTGGCGGTGGTCATCGACGAGTGCAGCGAGCGCGAGGGGCGGCCCGAAGGCTCCGAGCTGATCGACGTGCACGCGATTCTCTATGTCGAGCGGGACAGCCAGAAGGGCATCGTGATCGGCAAGGGCGGTTCGCGGCTGCGCGAGGTCGGGACCAACGCGCGCAGGCAGATCGAAAAGCTGCTCGGCACAAAGGTTTTCCTGGATCTTCGGGTGAAGGTCGCCAAGAACTGGCAGCGCGACCCCAAGCAACTCGGCAAGCTGGGGTTCTGA
- a CDS encoding cytidine deaminase, whose product MTELDAEDNKLVVLARGAMGRAGATSGAAVRDGDGRTYAGAPVSLTDLSLTALQAAVAAAVSSGATAIEAAVLVGGSHEDPGLAAVRELSPSATVIVTDRTGVPAGQL is encoded by the coding sequence ATGACTGAGCTGGACGCCGAAGACAACAAGCTCGTCGTGCTGGCCCGTGGCGCGATGGGTCGTGCCGGGGCGACGTCGGGGGCGGCGGTGCGTGACGGCGATGGCCGCACGTATGCCGGTGCGCCGGTGTCGCTTACGGATCTGTCGCTGACCGCGCTGCAGGCGGCCGTGGCGGCCGCGGTGTCCAGCGGCGCGACGGCCATCGAGGCGGCGGTGCTCGTCGGCGGCTCACACGAGGACCCGGGTCTCGCGGCGGTGCGGGAGCTGTCACCGTCGGCGACCGTCATCGTGACCGACCGCACCGGTGTGCCCGCGGGGCAACTGTGA
- a CDS encoding DUF559 domain-containing protein, with translation MDKLIVGSEAIAAGVLTRHELRQHYDAVFRDVYLPVGVELTAGVRAKAAYLWAGRQAVVCGVSAAALLGNPYISVERVVELNRQRRNAPQGIVIRGDRLSPDECTMVGDVAVTTRARTIFDIGRRVQTHRAVELTDVLLRDCDATEVDALVARHRGARGLRRLQNVLFLADPGAESVQETRLRLCLVSGGLPRPETQIELRGSGGRVVRLDMGWRAERLAAEFDGAQHWGDSAQHRRDIERQEFIAAMGWKLIRVSRDQLANDPGAVLARVRSAYRSRAQAA, from the coding sequence ATGGACAAACTCATCGTGGGCAGCGAGGCCATCGCTGCGGGGGTGCTCACGCGGCACGAGCTTCGTCAGCACTATGACGCCGTCTTTCGCGACGTGTACCTCCCGGTCGGGGTTGAGCTCACCGCGGGTGTGCGGGCCAAGGCGGCATACCTGTGGGCGGGTCGGCAGGCCGTGGTATGCGGGGTGTCGGCAGCGGCATTGCTCGGCAACCCGTACATCTCCGTCGAACGTGTGGTGGAGCTGAATCGGCAGCGGCGCAATGCGCCCCAGGGGATCGTGATCCGGGGTGATCGTCTTTCGCCCGACGAGTGCACGATGGTCGGCGATGTCGCCGTGACCACACGGGCGAGGACCATTTTCGATATCGGTCGACGGGTGCAGACGCATCGAGCAGTCGAGCTGACGGACGTGCTGCTGCGCGATTGTGATGCCACCGAGGTGGACGCACTGGTCGCTCGACATCGCGGTGCCCGTGGACTCCGGCGTCTGCAGAACGTGCTCTTCCTGGCAGACCCCGGGGCGGAATCCGTGCAGGAGACCCGGTTGCGTCTGTGTCTTGTGAGCGGCGGGCTGCCGCGGCCAGAGACTCAGATCGAGCTCCGGGGTTCCGGAGGGCGAGTGGTTCGCCTAGATATGGGCTGGCGAGCCGAACGCTTGGCGGCCGAATTCGACGGCGCGCAGCACTGGGGAGATTCGGCGCAGCATCGTCGCGATATCGAGCGACAGGAGTTCATCGCGGCCATGGGGTGGAAGCTCATTCGGGTAAGTCGCGATCAACTCGCCAACGACCCGGGCGCGGTCCTCGCGCGTGTCAGGTCCGCTTATCGGTCCAGAGCGCAGGCGGCCTGA